The following are from one region of the Neurospora crassa OR74A linkage group III, whole genome shotgun sequence genome:
- a CDS encoding ADP-ribose pyrophosphatase: MRNILTRYRYPALTFFASASSASRTRALPLITTTTTTTTNNNLTKIDKHPRTFKMTIHKTQEPHITAITELSPQSSKWITLQQIHYVDQTGKPRLWEVAARKTRSTPTASSAGGIDAVAMCNILLHPRRPPSTILVIQYRPPMDAYTVEWPAGLIDQGETPEQAAVREFKEETGYDCVVKGVSPIQAADPGLSNTNMVMATVEVNLKEEDEDPLEGKLPEQKTEVGEHIERVVVPMAELYERLVEYSKKERHVVAAKLFHFAMGMHFATTERYGVFGKRE; this comes from the coding sequence ATGCGGAATATCCTCACCCGGTACCGATACCCCGCACTCACCTTCTTCGCATCCGCATCCTCCGCATCACGCACTCGCGCTCTTcctctcatcaccaccaccaccaccaccaccaccaacaacaacctcaccaAGATTGATAAACACCCACGCACCTTCAAAATGACCATCCACAAAACCCAAGAACCGCACATCACAGCCATCACGGAGCTCTCCCCGCAATCCTCCAAATGGATCACCCTGCAACAGATCCACTACGTCGACCAAACCGGCAAGCCGCGCCTCTGGGAAGTCGCCGCGCGCAAGACGCGTTCGACGCCGACTGCCTCTTCTGCGGGGGGCATCGACGCAGTCGCCATGTGTAACATCCTGCTGCACCCTCGCCGCCCGCCCTCGACGATTCTGGTAATCCAATACCGCCCGCCTATGGACGCTTACACGGTTGAGTGGCCTGCGGGGCTAATCGACCAGGGCGAAACGCCCGAGCAGGCGGCCGTTCGCGAGTTCAAGGAGGAAACGGGGTATGATTGTGTGGTGAAGGGTGTGAGTCCCATCCAGGCGGCGGATCCGGGACTGAGTAATACCAATATGGTGATGGCTACGGTGGAGGTGAATCtcaaggaagaagacgaggaccCGTTGGAGGGGAAACTGCCGGAGCAGAAGACGGAGGTGGGGGAACATATTgagcgggtggtggtgcccaTGGCGGAACTGTATGAGCGGTTGGTGGAGTATAGTAAGAAGGAGAGACATGTGGTGGCGGCGAAACTGTTTCATTTTGCGATGGGGATGCATTTTGCGACGACGGAGAGGTATGGGGTTTTTGGCAAGAGGGAGTAG